From Acidobacteriota bacterium, a single genomic window includes:
- a CDS encoding class I SAM-dependent methyltransferase — MIDISATALDCNRDRLGTQAESVEWIEGDVTRIVLPANRFDVWHDRAVFHFLTAAEDRRSYVELVERSVKPGGHNIVASFGLGDGRDVSDRRRCGENSVN; from the coding sequence GTGATCGATATCTCTGCGACCGCTCTCGACTGCAACCGGGACCGACTTGGAACGCAAGCTGAATCCGTCGAGTGGATCGAAGGCGACGTTACGCGGATCGTTCTGCCCGCAAACCGTTTTGACGTCTGGCACGATAGGGCGGTGTTCCATTTTCTGACGGCTGCGGAAGACCGGCGATCCTATGTCGAACTCGTTGAACGATCGGTCAAGCCCGGCGGACACAACATTGTCGCGTCGTTCGGTTTGGGCGATGGGCGAGATGTTTCAGACCGGCGACGTTGCGGGGAAAACTCGGTGAACTGA
- a CDS encoding DUF2202 domain-containing protein: MALAIYEQVNKDFRNPRPFINIREAEARHAERLKVLFKTHGIPVPENGWIGSAPKFENVAAACKAGVDAEIANRDLYTRLLKSTAREDILMVYRELQRASEQNHLPAFERCGAGGGGPGGGGRRGGRPF; this comes from the coding sequence ATGGCACTTGCGATTTACGAACAGGTCAATAAAGATTTTCGGAATCCTCGGCCATTCATCAATATCCGGGAGGCTGAGGCGCGTCACGCCGAGCGTTTGAAGGTACTTTTCAAAACCCACGGAATCCCGGTGCCGGAAAACGGTTGGATCGGCAGCGCGCCGAAATTCGAAAACGTTGCAGCAGCCTGCAAGGCCGGGGTCGATGCCGAGATCGCCAATCGCGATCTATACACGCGGCTTTTGAAATCGACTGCCCGCGAGGACATTTTGATGGTTTATCGTGAATTGCAGCGAGCGTCCGAACAGAACCATTTGCCGGCGTTCGAGCGCTGCGGAGCGGGCGGCGGCGGTCCGGGCGGTGGCGGACGTCGCGGCGGACGACCATTCTAA
- a CDS encoding MBL fold metallo-hydrolase, with amino-acid sequence MKFKQFYLGCLAHASYYIGSGDEAAIIDPQRDVQQYLDEAEANGQRIKYIIETHSHADFVSGHLELAAKTGAEIVYGRRANTSFPTLKVADGDELAVGAVSLKFLETPGHTPEGITIIAENTEDAEEPLKMFTGDTLFIGDVGRPDLVGSKGFTAEQMGGMLYDSLHGKILNFPDETEVYPAHGAGSLCGKSLSKETWSTLGNQRQFNYALQPMTKEEFVKIVAADQPEVPAYFPRSAAKNLEGSRSLADLPRPKAMNSVEITEFDGVVIDVRKNVEYGAAHVPNSVNIGLGGQFASWAGTMIPIGTNLAIVAETEAQVDEAFMRLARVGHETVAGFILFGDYRGETRSVEQVSVNEVSGLTETEKYLQFVDVRRPAEHANGHAVRTLNIPLDRLDKELERLDPKVPTFVICQSGYRSSLGASILENAGFAKVYNVTGGTQAWLDAGLESEVSASSCASTK; translated from the coding sequence ATGAAATTCAAACAATTCTATCTTGGCTGTCTGGCGCATGCCTCGTATTACATCGGTTCGGGCGACGAAGCGGCGATCATCGATCCGCAACGGGACGTTCAGCAATATCTTGACGAGGCGGAAGCGAACGGCCAACGCATCAAGTACATCATCGAGACGCATTCGCACGCCGATTTCGTTTCGGGCCATCTCGAACTTGCCGCCAAAACCGGGGCAGAGATCGTCTACGGCAGGCGCGCAAACACATCGTTTCCGACACTAAAGGTAGCTGACGGCGACGAACTTGCAGTCGGCGCCGTTTCGTTGAAGTTCCTCGAAACGCCGGGCCACACGCCCGAGGGAATCACGATCATCGCCGAGAATACCGAAGACGCGGAAGAACCGCTCAAGATGTTCACCGGCGACACGCTTTTTATCGGCGATGTCGGACGGCCCGATCTTGTCGGATCGAAAGGATTCACGGCCGAGCAGATGGGCGGTATGCTTTACGATTCGCTGCACGGGAAGATTTTGAATTTTCCCGACGAGACAGAGGTCTATCCGGCGCACGGCGCGGGTTCGTTGTGCGGCAAGTCCCTGTCAAAGGAAACCTGGTCGACGCTCGGAAATCAGCGCCAGTTCAACTACGCATTGCAGCCGATGACGAAGGAAGAATTCGTCAAGATCGTCGCCGCCGATCAACCGGAGGTTCCGGCTTATTTTCCGCGCAGCGCCGCGAAGAATCTCGAAGGCTCGCGTTCGCTGGCCGATCTTCCGAGACCGAAAGCAATGAATTCGGTCGAGATCACGGAATTTGACGGAGTCGTCATTGATGTCCGCAAGAACGTCGAATACGGTGCGGCTCACGTCCCAAACTCGGTCAATATCGGCCTCGGCGGACAGTTTGCGTCGTGGGCCGGAACGATGATCCCGATCGGTACGAATCTCGCGATCGTCGCCGAAACCGAAGCGCAAGTTGACGAGGCGTTTATGCGGCTCGCGCGAGTCGGGCACGAAACGGTCGCGGGGTTCATTCTCTTCGGCGACTATCGAGGTGAAACAAGATCAGTTGAACAGGTTTCCGTTAACGAAGTCAGCGGGCTGACCGAGACCGAGAAATATCTGCAGTTCGTCGACGTCCGGCGTCCGGCGGAACACGCCAACGGTCACGCGGTCAGAACCTTGAACATCCCGCTCGACCGCCTTGATAAAGAACTAGAACGGCTGGATCCGAAGGTGCCGACATTCGTCATCTGCCAAAGCGGATACCGATCGTCGCTCGGCGCGAGCATACTCGAAAATGCAGGATTTGCGAAAGTTTACAACGTTACAGGCGGGACTCAGGCGTGGCTCGACGCCGGGCTGGAGTCCGAAGTATCGGCGAGTTCCTGCGCTAGCACAAAATAA